From Rhodococcus antarcticus, the proteins below share one genomic window:
- a CDS encoding glycosyltransferase, which produces MSGALALPGGRWVLPGNRADLLDDVHPQEPPEVSVVVPHYRQQAQLDLVLTGLAHQTHPRSRLQVLVVDDGSPVRPAVHPAAAGLDVRVLAQDDRGFRAAAARNLGAAAADGEVLCFLDADTVPEPGYVARASRLPALAPDALVTGRRRHADLTGWTPAGLLRWFGDGPGPTELEEPSWLAALSAGLAHADDGSYRAVISAVMTCSRELFTEVGGFDETFTSYGGEDWELAHRMWTAGAVLAHERSAVAWHDGPDWAGRPDDRATAVAQKAAETRAVARRVPVARAGPAWFPWPEVVLRAPGSDPAAAVRVALASGLDVGVWTEVDLGWSDVRVHTGEVPQVVLERARVVVDGVPPTPLHAAVELVRPGTVGALRWPGGQVRATRALRRARRHAPALGLGEDAALGALFGVTDTAPSGARG; this is translated from the coding sequence GTGAGCGGGGCGCTGGCGCTGCCGGGCGGACGCTGGGTGCTGCCCGGCAACCGGGCCGACCTCCTCGACGACGTGCACCCGCAGGAGCCGCCGGAGGTCAGCGTGGTCGTGCCGCACTACCGGCAGCAGGCCCAGCTCGACCTCGTGCTCACCGGGCTCGCCCACCAGACCCACCCGCGCAGCCGGCTGCAGGTGCTGGTGGTCGACGACGGCTCCCCCGTCCGTCCCGCGGTGCACCCCGCGGCCGCCGGGCTCGACGTGCGGGTGCTCGCGCAGGACGACCGGGGCTTCCGGGCGGCCGCGGCGCGCAACCTGGGCGCGGCGGCGGCCGACGGCGAGGTGCTGTGCTTCCTCGACGCGGACACGGTGCCGGAGCCGGGCTACGTCGCCCGGGCGAGCCGGCTGCCCGCGCTGGCACCCGATGCGCTGGTCACCGGCCGCCGCCGGCACGCCGACCTCACCGGGTGGACACCGGCCGGGCTGCTGCGGTGGTTCGGCGACGGTCCGGGCCCCACCGAGCTCGAGGAGCCGAGCTGGCTCGCCGCGCTCTCCGCCGGGCTCGCCCACGCCGACGACGGCTCGTACCGGGCGGTGATCAGCGCGGTGATGACGTGCTCGCGCGAGCTGTTCACCGAGGTCGGCGGGTTCGACGAGACGTTCACCAGCTACGGCGGCGAGGACTGGGAGCTCGCGCACCGGATGTGGACCGCCGGAGCCGTGCTGGCCCACGAGCGCAGCGCCGTCGCCTGGCACGACGGACCGGACTGGGCGGGCCGCCCCGACGACCGCGCGACCGCGGTGGCGCAGAAGGCGGCGGAGACCCGGGCCGTGGCGCGCCGCGTGCCGGTCGCCCGCGCGGGGCCGGCCTGGTTCCCGTGGCCGGAGGTGGTGCTGCGTGCCCCCGGGTCCGACCCGGCTGCGGCGGTGCGGGTGGCCCTGGCCTCCGGGCTCGACGTCGGGGTGTGGACGGAGGTGGACCTGGGGTGGTCCGACGTGCGGGTGCACACCGGGGAGGTTCCGCAGGTGGTGCTCGAGCGCGCCCGGGTGGTGGTGGACGGGGTGCCGCCGACCCCCCTGCACGCCGCGGTCGAGCTGGTGCGGCCCGGGACGGTGGGCGCACTGAGGTGGCCGGGTGGCCAGGTGCGGGCCACGCGTGCGCTGCGACGGGCCCGGCGGCACGCCCCGGCGCTGGGGCTGGGCGAGGACGCGGCGCTCGGGGCCCTGTTCGGGGTGACCGACACCGCACCGTCGGGCGCCCGAGGCTGA
- a CDS encoding glycosyltransferase, producing MRIGIVAPSRYPVAEPYAGGLEAHTGTLARALVDRGHEVTLYAAPGSDPTLGLRELDLDLSGFTGPSRRDVSMDPGLVMAEHHAYLGVMLGLVHDDPPLDLLHNNSLHHLPVAMAPAVACPVVTTLHTPPFPLLESALRSAAVLGRGRPVTACAVSAHTAATWSPVLGRVPVVRNGVDTSRWVPGRGGSGAVWTGRIVPEKGLHHAVAAARAVGLPLRIAGPVIDTAYFESTVRPLLGGDVEHLGHLTHPQLVQLVGEADVALVTPLWNEPYGLVAAEALACGTPVAAYRRGGVPEALGPDCGRLAAPGDTAALAVAVTAAVSLSRTAAREHAVAHCSLTAMVDEYETLYSALLVESAA from the coding sequence ATGCGCATCGGGATCGTCGCGCCGTCGCGCTACCCCGTCGCCGAGCCGTACGCGGGTGGGCTGGAGGCCCACACCGGGACCCTGGCCCGTGCGCTGGTCGACCGCGGCCACGAGGTGACCCTGTACGCGGCCCCCGGATCGGACCCCACCCTCGGCCTGCGCGAGCTCGACCTGGACCTCAGCGGGTTCACCGGGCCCTCCCGGCGCGACGTCTCCATGGATCCCGGCCTCGTCATGGCCGAGCACCACGCCTACCTGGGCGTGATGCTCGGCCTCGTCCACGACGATCCCCCGCTGGACCTGCTGCACAACAACTCCCTGCACCACCTGCCCGTGGCGATGGCCCCGGCCGTCGCCTGTCCCGTGGTGACCACGCTGCACACCCCGCCGTTCCCGCTGCTGGAGTCGGCCCTGCGCTCGGCCGCGGTGCTCGGCCGGGGCCGCCCCGTCACCGCGTGCGCCGTCAGCGCGCACACCGCGGCCACCTGGTCCCCCGTGCTGGGGCGGGTGCCCGTGGTGCGCAACGGCGTCGACACCTCGCGGTGGGTCCCCGGACGGGGTGGCTCGGGTGCGGTGTGGACCGGCCGCATCGTCCCGGAGAAGGGCCTGCACCACGCGGTGGCCGCGGCCCGGGCGGTCGGGCTGCCGCTGCGCATCGCCGGCCCAGTAATCGACACGGCCTACTTCGAGTCCACCGTCCGCCCCCTGCTCGGCGGGGACGTCGAGCACCTGGGCCACCTCACCCACCCGCAGCTGGTGCAGCTGGTGGGCGAGGCCGACGTCGCGCTGGTCACGCCGCTGTGGAACGAGCCCTACGGGCTGGTGGCGGCCGAGGCCCTCGCCTGCGGCACGCCCGTCGCCGCCTACCGCCGCGGTGGGGTGCCCGAGGCCCTCGGACCGGACTGCGGGCGCCTGGCCGCCCCCGGTGACACCGCCGCCCTGGCCGTGGCCGTCACGGCGGCGGTGTCGTTGTCGCGCACCGCCGCCCGCGAGCACGCGGTGGCGCACTGCTCGTTGACGGCCATGGTCGACGAGTACGAGACCCTGTACTCCGCGCTGCTGGTCGAGTCGGCGGCGTGA
- a CDS encoding glycosyltransferase produces MIGWYVHHHGRGHAHRAASVAAALSGVEVTGLSSGPAPAGWSGPWVDLPTDTDPGPDPTAGGVLHWAPLTPGYRDRAAVLAAWVASARPEMVVVDASVEVTLLLRLLGVPVVVVAAPGDRLDRPHRAALDAAGALLAPWPSWVQPVGWPAAWRAKTVAVGAFSRSDHRVRPTVVPRTVTVLLGAGGDDVTRERLDTARGETPGWTWTVLGGTGWVADPWPVLASAQVVVTHAGQNALAEVAAARRPAVVLPQVRPHDEQATTGRVLAGADLAEVRTSWPSDWPTLLERTATRDGDRWARWNDGLGARRAAALVREVLASCAPR; encoded by the coding sequence GTGATCGGGTGGTACGTCCACCACCACGGCCGCGGACACGCCCACCGCGCGGCCTCGGTGGCCGCGGCGCTGAGCGGCGTCGAGGTCACCGGGCTGTCGTCGGGCCCCGCCCCGGCGGGGTGGAGCGGGCCGTGGGTGGACCTGCCGACGGACACCGACCCCGGCCCGGACCCGACCGCAGGCGGGGTGCTGCACTGGGCGCCGCTGACCCCCGGCTACCGGGACCGGGCGGCCGTCCTCGCCGCGTGGGTGGCCTCCGCACGTCCCGAGATGGTCGTCGTCGACGCCTCCGTCGAGGTCACCCTGCTGCTGCGGCTGCTCGGGGTGCCCGTCGTGGTGGTGGCCGCCCCGGGCGACCGCCTCGACCGCCCGCACCGCGCCGCCCTCGACGCCGCCGGTGCCCTGCTGGCCCCGTGGCCGAGCTGGGTGCAGCCGGTGGGCTGGCCCGCGGCCTGGCGGGCGAAGACCGTGGCGGTCGGCGCGTTCTCCCGGTCCGACCACCGTGTGCGCCCCACCGTGGTGCCCCGCACGGTGACCGTCCTGCTCGGCGCCGGCGGGGACGACGTGACCCGCGAACGGCTCGACACCGCCCGCGGCGAGACCCCGGGCTGGACCTGGACGGTGCTGGGTGGGACGGGCTGGGTGGCCGACCCGTGGCCGGTGCTGGCCTCGGCGCAGGTGGTGGTGACCCACGCGGGGCAGAACGCGCTGGCCGAGGTCGCGGCCGCCCGACGCCCGGCCGTGGTGCTGCCCCAGGTGCGACCGCACGACGAGCAGGCCACCACCGGGCGCGTGCTGGCCGGCGCCGACCTCGCCGAGGTTCGGACGTCGTGGCCGAGCGACTGGCCCACCCTGCTGGAGCGCACGGCCACCCGCGACGGGGATCGGTGGGCCCGGTGGAACGACGGGCTGGGGGCGCGGCGGGCCGCGGCGCTGGTGCGGGAGGTGCTGGCCTCGTGCGCACCGCGGTGA
- a CDS encoding glycosyltransferase family 2 protein, which produces MRTAVITIVAGREIHLGTQRRGLVGSTVAPDVHVVVVMGGQEVVQVPGLCTEVVHVEVPPSGLPLAAARNAGARRAAELGAELLVLLDVDCIPAPELVSRYVAAARTHPGVLLAGPVAYLPVAPPAGYDLAELAATAAPHPARPVPADGEVVPEPRTELFWSLSFATTACTWARVGGFHPGYTGYGAEDTDFAIVAAAAGVPLAWVGGATAFHQHHGPSGPTAANAPSIVRNAHLFHERHGWWPMSGWLTRLHEDGLVHFDPATGRLDLVPATAPQQPA; this is translated from the coding sequence GTGCGCACCGCGGTGATCACCATCGTCGCCGGTCGCGAGATACACCTGGGCACGCAGCGCCGCGGGCTGGTGGGCAGCACGGTGGCACCGGACGTGCACGTGGTGGTGGTGATGGGCGGGCAGGAGGTGGTGCAGGTGCCCGGTCTGTGCACCGAGGTCGTGCACGTCGAGGTCCCCCCCTCCGGGCTCCCGCTGGCCGCTGCCCGCAACGCCGGCGCACGGCGGGCGGCGGAGCTCGGGGCGGAGCTGCTCGTGCTGCTCGACGTGGACTGCATCCCCGCGCCGGAGCTCGTGTCGCGCTACGTGGCAGCCGCGCGCACCCACCCGGGCGTGCTGCTGGCGGGTCCGGTCGCCTACCTGCCCGTGGCCCCGCCGGCGGGCTACGACCTGGCCGAGCTCGCGGCCACGGCTGCCCCGCACCCGGCGCGCCCGGTCCCCGCCGACGGCGAGGTGGTCCCGGAGCCGCGCACCGAGCTGTTCTGGTCGCTGTCCTTCGCCACCACTGCCTGCACCTGGGCCCGGGTGGGGGGCTTCCACCCCGGGTACACCGGCTACGGGGCCGAGGACACCGACTTCGCGATCGTCGCCGCGGCCGCGGGGGTGCCCCTGGCCTGGGTCGGTGGGGCGACCGCGTTCCACCAGCACCACGGACCGTCCGGGCCCACCGCGGCCAACGCGCCCTCCATCGTCCGCAACGCCCACCTGTTCCACGAGCGGCACGGCTGGTGGCCGATGAGCGGCTGGCTGACCCGGCTGCACGAGGACGGGCTCGTGCACTTCGATCCCGCGACCGGCAGGCTGGACCTCGTGCCCGCGACCGCGCCCCAGCAGCCGGCCTGA
- the ligD gene encoding non-homologous end-joining DNA ligase — MQERLSDYRARRDPALTPEPASDDPRGTGVDGRAFVVQEHHASSLHWDLRLEHEGVLVSWAVPKGLPAAPGVERLAVHTEDHPLAYARFAGTIPEDEHGGGWMRITDVGPLEVARWTADEVELTLHGAVLQGRHRLRRRPDGGHDHWTLTRLDPPTDPDHEAVPDAVAPMLAEHGDPPTGDGWTYEVKWDGHRALARVVGGRLALSSRGGHDVTASVPGIAGLGEALAGRDALLDGELVVLGPDGRPDFGLLQQRMGAPRARGPRVTYLVFDVLHLDGRSWLHRPHAERRGQLDSLALAGPVWATPPALPGRAEDVLAAVRAQGLEGVVAKLGSSAYTPGRRSDAWRKLVNLHKADVVVGGWQPGAGRRAGMVGSLLLGVLEQGGLRYVGHVGTGFTDRELVRLGTQLKTLSRTSSPFSGAVPAARARTARWVEPELAAEVAMAGWTGDGLLRQARWRGLVDGG; from the coding sequence GTGCAGGAACGACTGTCCGACTACCGCGCCAGGCGGGACCCTGCGCTGACGCCCGAGCCCGCCTCGGACGACCCGCGCGGCACCGGGGTGGACGGGCGCGCCTTCGTCGTCCAGGAGCACCACGCCAGCTCCCTGCACTGGGACCTGCGCCTGGAGCACGAGGGGGTCCTCGTCTCCTGGGCCGTGCCCAAGGGCCTGCCCGCCGCGCCAGGGGTGGAGCGCCTGGCCGTGCACACCGAGGACCACCCGCTGGCCTACGCCCGCTTCGCCGGCACCATCCCCGAGGATGAGCACGGGGGCGGGTGGATGCGGATCACCGACGTCGGCCCGCTCGAGGTCGCCCGGTGGACCGCCGACGAGGTCGAGCTGACCCTGCACGGGGCGGTGCTGCAGGGCCGGCACCGGCTGCGGCGGCGCCCCGACGGGGGGCACGACCACTGGACGCTGACCCGCCTGGACCCGCCGACCGACCCCGACCACGAGGCGGTGCCCGACGCCGTGGCCCCGATGCTGGCCGAGCACGGCGACCCACCCACCGGCGACGGCTGGACCTACGAGGTGAAGTGGGACGGGCACCGGGCGCTGGCCCGCGTCGTCGGCGGGCGCCTCGCGCTGAGCAGCCGTGGCGGCCACGACGTCACCGCCTCGGTCCCCGGGATCGCCGGGCTGGGCGAGGCGCTGGCCGGGCGCGACGCCCTGCTCGACGGCGAGCTCGTGGTGCTGGGTCCGGACGGCCGGCCGGACTTCGGCCTGCTCCAGCAGCGGATGGGTGCCCCACGAGCACGCGGACCGCGGGTCACCTACCTGGTCTTCGACGTGCTGCACCTGGACGGGCGCTCCTGGCTGCACCGACCGCACGCCGAGCGCCGCGGGCAGCTGGACTCGCTCGCGCTGGCCGGGCCGGTGTGGGCCACCCCGCCGGCGCTGCCCGGCCGCGCGGAGGACGTCCTCGCCGCGGTGCGCGCCCAGGGGCTGGAGGGCGTGGTGGCCAAGCTGGGCTCGAGCGCCTACACGCCGGGCCGGCGCAGCGACGCGTGGCGCAAGCTGGTGAACCTGCACAAGGCGGACGTGGTCGTGGGGGGCTGGCAGCCCGGGGCCGGGCGTCGCGCGGGGATGGTCGGCTCGCTGCTGCTCGGGGTGCTCGAGCAGGGCGGGCTGCGGTACGTCGGCCACGTCGGCACCGGGTTCACCGATCGCGAGCTGGTCCGGCTCGGCACGCAGCTGAAGACGTTGTCGCGCACCAGCTCACCGTTCTCCGGGGCCGTGCCCGCCGCCCGCGCCCGCACCGCGCGCTGGGTGGAGCCGGAGCTGGCCGCCGAGGTGGCCATGGCGGGCTGGACGGGCGACGGGCTGCTCCGGCAGGCACGGTGGAGGGGGCTGGTGGACGGTGGCTGA
- the ligD gene encoding non-homologous end-joining DNA ligase, whose translation MADLVHVDGRELRVSNLAKELYPGFTKAQVISYYVELAPVLLPHVAGRPVTLRRWPDGVGAGSFVQKHAARDVPDWLRTELVAGRGDTPVRHAVLDEPAALVWAANLAALELHVPQWRFGAPGSDEQGSPRPPDLLVLDLDPGAPADVVACCAVALRLREVLAEDGLTARAKTSGSAGLHLLVPVRPGEPGATSTYAKALARRLAAEEPERVVWQMTRALRPGRVFVDWSQNNPAKTTVAAYSLRGRHSPTVSTPVTWDEVAACTRADQLVFTPGDVRARVETHGDLLAGMDGDAAELP comes from the coding sequence GTGGCTGACCTGGTGCACGTCGACGGTCGCGAGCTCAGGGTCAGCAACCTGGCCAAGGAGCTCTACCCCGGGTTCACCAAGGCCCAGGTGATCTCCTACTACGTCGAGCTCGCCCCGGTGCTGCTGCCGCACGTGGCGGGACGGCCGGTGACCCTGCGCCGCTGGCCGGACGGGGTGGGGGCCGGCTCCTTCGTGCAGAAGCACGCCGCGCGCGACGTGCCGGACTGGCTGCGCACCGAGCTGGTGGCCGGCCGTGGGGACACCCCGGTGCGGCACGCCGTCCTCGACGAGCCCGCCGCCCTGGTGTGGGCGGCCAACCTCGCCGCCCTCGAGCTGCACGTCCCGCAGTGGCGCTTCGGTGCGCCGGGTTCGGACGAGCAGGGTTCTCCGCGGCCCCCGGACCTGCTGGTGCTCGACCTCGACCCCGGGGCACCGGCCGACGTCGTGGCGTGCTGCGCGGTGGCGCTGCGGCTGCGCGAGGTCCTCGCCGAGGACGGCCTCACGGCGCGGGCCAAGACCAGCGGCTCGGCCGGGCTGCACCTGCTGGTCCCGGTGCGGCCGGGGGAGCCGGGGGCGACGTCCACCTACGCCAAGGCCCTGGCCCGGCGCCTCGCCGCGGAGGAGCCCGAGCGGGTGGTGTGGCAGATGACGCGGGCGCTGCGGCCGGGCAGGGTGTTCGTGGACTGGAGCCAGAACAACCCGGCCAAGACCACCGTGGCGGCGTACTCCCTGCGCGGCCGGCACTCGCCCACCGTGTCGACCCCGGTGACCTGGGACGAGGTTGCGGCCTGCACCCGGGCCGACCAGCTGGTGTTCACCCCGGGCGACGTGCGCGCGCGGGTGGAGACACACGGCGACCTGCTCGCGGGGATGGACGGGGACGCGGCGGAGCTGCCGTGA
- a CDS encoding bacteriorhodopsin-like: MIVAQGIQVNELSSGQYDSIYNLFSLAIASLGFTGLFLVISQGRVLKRYRNALIVSATVCFIATYHYFRIFNNFKDSYQTSAQGGRGTFTLTNVEFNEAYRYVDWFLTVPLLLVETIAVLALAKAVQKSLLFKLVPASALMIALGYPGELATDTATRLIWGTLSTIPFLYLLYVLFVELSKSLDRQPPEVRGTVSRLRIMLVGLWGVYPIAYLFPVFGFDGSNAFVARQVGYSLADIFAKAAFGLVIFKIARMKSEVEDPAFAEQEDTEVVHAAR; encoded by the coding sequence GTGATCGTCGCCCAAGGGATCCAGGTCAACGAGCTCAGCTCGGGCCAGTACGACTCGATCTACAACCTGTTCTCGCTCGCGATCGCCAGCCTGGGCTTCACCGGCCTGTTCCTGGTGATCTCGCAGGGTCGGGTGCTGAAGCGGTACCGGAACGCGCTCATCGTGAGCGCCACGGTCTGCTTCATCGCGACCTACCACTACTTCCGGATCTTCAACAACTTCAAGGACAGCTACCAGACCTCGGCCCAGGGCGGGCGGGGCACCTTCACGCTGACCAACGTGGAGTTCAACGAGGCCTACCGGTACGTGGACTGGTTCCTCACGGTACCGCTGCTCCTGGTGGAGACGATCGCCGTGCTGGCCCTGGCCAAGGCGGTGCAGAAGAGCCTGCTGTTCAAGCTGGTCCCCGCCTCCGCGCTGATGATCGCCCTCGGCTACCCCGGCGAGCTGGCGACCGACACCGCCACCCGCCTCATATGGGGAACCCTCTCCACGATCCCGTTCCTGTACCTGCTGTACGTGCTGTTCGTCGAGCTGAGCAAGTCCCTCGACCGCCAGCCGCCCGAGGTCCGGGGCACGGTCAGCAGGCTCCGCATCATGCTGGTCGGGCTGTGGGGCGTGTACCCGATCGCGTACCTGTTCCCGGTGTTCGGGTTCGACGGGTCCAACGCGTTCGTCGCCCGGCAGGTCGGCTACTCGCTGGCTGACATCTTCGCCAAGGCGGCCTTCGGCCTGGTCATCTTCAAGATCGCCCGGATGAAGAGCGAGGTGGAGGACCCCGCCTTCGCCGAGCAGGAGGACACGGAGGTCGTGCACGCCGCACGCTGA
- a CDS encoding beta-carotene 15,15'-dioxygenase, Brp/Blh family produces MTGPRATPRARTRGGRWDRGRATAVVGTASVLAVAAAAAVGVVLPASGAAGPALLVVAGVLGLPHGAVDHLAMGWSRPVEPGAPGIDPGWIGTAGARPALLLGYALLAAGVAWAALVLTVPAVLVLLVLSCAHFAEGELAFARLRGEPGSGAAAAALGTAVIAGPLLLRPDAVRPVLDALDPGLAPVLEVVRTPVLLVTGLLVLAGVLSSVRRRCHRQLVELAVVVVAGLVAPPLLVFAAWFGAWHAPRHLVRLLDLEPDGGTWTRVTRLGRAAVLPTGAALAALGALVVVGGSVPASVLVVLLALTVPHAAVVARLGRTGRSRPATSS; encoded by the coding sequence GTGACCGGACCCCGTGCGACCCCCCGCGCCCGCACCCGCGGTGGGCGCTGGGACCGCGGGCGGGCCACCGCCGTGGTCGGGACGGCCTCGGTCCTCGCGGTGGCCGCCGCCGCCGCCGTCGGGGTGGTCCTGCCCGCCTCGGGCGCGGCCGGACCCGCGCTGCTGGTCGTGGCGGGCGTGCTGGGGTTGCCGCACGGTGCCGTCGACCACCTGGCCATGGGGTGGTCGCGGCCCGTCGAACCGGGCGCTCCCGGGATCGACCCGGGGTGGATCGGGACAGCGGGAGCCCGGCCCGCCCTGCTCCTCGGCTACGCCCTCCTCGCCGCCGGCGTCGCCTGGGCCGCGCTCGTCCTGACGGTGCCGGCCGTCCTCGTCCTGCTGGTGCTCTCCTGCGCACACTTCGCCGAGGGCGAGCTGGCCTTCGCACGGCTGCGGGGGGAGCCCGGGTCGGGTGCTGCCGCAGCAGCACTGGGCACCGCCGTGATCGCCGGCCCCCTGCTCCTGCGTCCCGACGCCGTCCGTCCGGTGCTCGACGCCCTCGATCCCGGTCTGGCCCCGGTGCTCGAGGTCGTGCGCACACCCGTCCTGCTGGTCACCGGGCTGCTCGTGCTCGCGGGGGTCCTCTCGTCCGTGCGACGCAGGTGCCACCGCCAGCTCGTCGAGCTGGCGGTGGTGGTGGTCGCCGGGCTGGTCGCCCCGCCGCTGCTCGTCTTCGCGGCCTGGTTCGGCGCCTGGCACGCGCCCCGGCACCTGGTCCGGCTGCTCGACCTCGAGCCCGACGGCGGGACCTGGACCCGGGTCACGCGACTGGGCCGGGCGGCCGTGCTGCCGACCGGCGCCGCGCTCGCGGCGCTGGGGGCACTGGTGGTCGTCGGTGGCTCGGTGCCCGCGTCGGTGCTGGTGGTCCTGCTCGCGCTGACGGTCCCGCACGCCGCAGTGGTGGCCCGGCTGGGGCGGACGGGCCGGTCCCGCCCGGCCACCTCGTCGTAG
- a CDS encoding aminopeptidase C produces the protein MTSVQARPTALTPDHLARLAEDFAARPELRRSQNAVTRVGVDEVALDHAVATGISTSVSHRIDDWKVTNQKKSGRCWLFAALNLMRTGTKKELGVKEFEFSQNHAMYWDKLERANYFLESVLQTADAPADDRLVSFLLETVLGDGGQWNMAVSLFAKHGVVPKEAMPETHSSSDTHRMNTVLQTVLRRGAHRLRELSGMGADAAELQVARASVVADVHRVLTIHLGTPPTSIDWQWTDDDKEFHRVGALTPQEFFARYVTLDLADYVCLVDDPRPEHRKGSTLTVEHLGNVVGGDPVLYLNVDIATAKKAATESIVAGEPVWFGCDVSQQMQRGDGVWDAALLDYEGVYGTALAMDKESRVRHHDSLMTHAMLLTGVDVLDGRSRRWRVENSWGSTGGQEGFYTMNDSWFDEYVFEVVVSKQRLSAELVAALDTPPTVLPAWDPMGALARG, from the coding sequence ATGACGTCCGTGCAGGCGCGCCCGACCGCGCTGACCCCCGACCACCTGGCCCGGCTCGCCGAGGACTTCGCCGCCCGGCCGGAGCTGCGGCGCAGCCAGAACGCGGTGACGCGGGTGGGGGTGGACGAGGTGGCCCTGGACCACGCGGTGGCCACCGGCATCTCCACGTCGGTCTCCCACCGCATCGACGACTGGAAGGTCACCAACCAGAAGAAGTCCGGGCGCTGCTGGCTGTTCGCCGCCCTGAACCTGATGCGCACCGGGACCAAGAAGGAGCTGGGGGTCAAGGAGTTCGAGTTCTCGCAGAACCACGCGATGTACTGGGACAAGCTCGAGCGGGCCAACTACTTCCTCGAGTCGGTGCTGCAGACGGCCGACGCGCCGGCTGATGACCGGCTGGTCTCGTTCCTGCTGGAGACGGTGCTCGGTGACGGCGGCCAGTGGAACATGGCGGTGAGCCTGTTCGCCAAGCACGGAGTCGTCCCCAAGGAGGCCATGCCGGAGACGCACTCCTCCTCCGACACCCACCGGATGAACACGGTGCTGCAGACCGTCCTGCGCCGCGGCGCCCACCGGCTGCGCGAGCTGTCGGGGATGGGGGCCGACGCCGCCGAGCTGCAGGTCGCGCGGGCGTCCGTCGTCGCCGACGTGCACCGCGTGCTCACCATCCACCTGGGCACCCCGCCGACCAGCATCGACTGGCAGTGGACCGACGACGACAAGGAGTTCCACCGCGTGGGTGCGCTCACCCCGCAGGAGTTCTTCGCCCGCTACGTGACCCTGGACCTGGCCGACTACGTCTGCCTGGTGGACGATCCGCGCCCCGAGCACCGCAAGGGCTCCACGCTCACCGTCGAGCACCTGGGCAACGTGGTGGGTGGAGACCCGGTGCTGTACCTGAACGTCGACATCGCCACCGCCAAGAAGGCGGCCACGGAGTCGATCGTCGCGGGGGAGCCGGTGTGGTTCGGCTGCGACGTCAGCCAGCAGATGCAGCGCGGCGACGGGGTGTGGGACGCGGCCCTGCTCGACTACGAGGGCGTGTACGGGACGGCGCTGGCGATGGACAAGGAGTCCCGTGTGCGCCACCACGACTCGCTCATGACCCACGCGATGCTGCTCACCGGTGTGGACGTCCTCGACGGGCGCTCGCGCCGCTGGCGGGTGGAGAACAGCTGGGGCTCCACGGGTGGGCAGGAGGGTTTCTACACGATGAACGACTCCTGGTTCGACGAGTACGTGTTCGAGGTGGTGGTGAGCAAGCAGCGGTTGTCCGCCGAGCTCGTCGCCGCGCTGGACACCCCGCCGACCGTGCTCCCGGCGTGGGACCCCATGGGCGCGCTCGCCCGCGGCTGA
- a CDS encoding PaaI family thioesterase — MDAGFVKVLGLVFTAVSPDEVRAEWTLRPELMQPYGITHGGVHCAVVETVASTAAAVWLGDRGQVVGVSNTTDFLRASREGTITAVGTPVHRGRLQQLWEVRLTDADDRLLAKGQVRLQNILDADRLGR; from the coding sequence ATGGACGCCGGGTTCGTCAAGGTCCTGGGGCTGGTGTTCACCGCGGTCTCGCCCGACGAGGTCCGGGCCGAGTGGACCCTGCGGCCCGAGCTGATGCAGCCCTACGGGATCACCCACGGCGGCGTGCACTGCGCCGTGGTCGAGACCGTGGCCAGCACCGCAGCCGCGGTGTGGCTCGGCGATCGCGGGCAGGTGGTGGGGGTGTCCAACACGACGGACTTCCTCCGTGCCTCCCGCGAGGGCACGATCACCGCGGTGGGCACCCCGGTGCACCGGGGACGGTTGCAGCAGCTGTGGGAGGTGCGCCTGACCGACGCCGACGACCGCCTGCTCGCGAAGGGGCAGGTACGGCTGCAGAACATCCTCGACGCGGACCGGTTGGGCCGCTAG
- a CDS encoding OsmC family protein codes for MDKTTLKAAQDPLKQQYRDDAGSAVVTMHAEGSLDGDGVTCSVQTGRALVEAGLHEASGGDGSFACSGDMLLQALVACAGVTLRAVATSMGVTVRSGAVRAEGDLDFRGTLGVDKTAPVGFQDIRMSFDLETDADADTVATLIKLTERYCVVLQTIRVAPPVAVSVHAGAEAVSA; via the coding sequence ATGGACAAGACGACGCTGAAGGCCGCCCAGGACCCGCTCAAGCAGCAGTACCGCGACGACGCAGGCTCGGCAGTGGTCACGATGCACGCCGAGGGTTCGCTCGACGGGGACGGGGTGACCTGCTCGGTGCAGACCGGCCGTGCGCTGGTCGAGGCCGGACTGCACGAGGCCAGCGGGGGTGACGGCAGCTTCGCGTGCTCCGGGGACATGCTGCTGCAGGCCCTGGTGGCCTGCGCCGGCGTCACGCTGCGCGCGGTGGCCACCTCGATGGGGGTGACGGTGCGCTCCGGAGCCGTGCGGGCCGAGGGCGACCTGGACTTCCGCGGCACGCTCGGCGTGGACAAGACCGCCCCGGTGGGCTTCCAGGACATCCGGATGAGCTTCGACCTGGAGACCGACGCCGATGCCGACACCGTCGCCACGCTGATCAAGCTCACCGAGCGCTACTGCGTGGTGCTGCAGACGATCCGGGTCGCGCCGCCGGTGGCGGTGTCCGTGCACGCCGGCGCGGAGGCCGTGTCGGCATGA